Proteins from one Xenopus tropicalis strain Nigerian chromosome 1, UCB_Xtro_10.0, whole genome shotgun sequence genomic window:
- the fam219a gene encoding protein FAM219A isoform X2: MNYKPSPLQVKLEKQRDIARKGSLKNGNVGSPVNQQPKKNNVMARTRLVVPNKGYSSLDQSPDEKPLVALDTDSDDDFDMSRYSSSGYSSAEINQDLNIQLLKDGYRLDEIPDDEDLDLIPPKSVNPTCMCCQATSSTACQIQ; encoded by the exons ATGAACTACAAACCTTCTCCGCTCCAAGTCAAGTTGG AGAAGCAGAGGGACATCGCACGGAAGGGGTCCCTGAAGAATGGGAACGTGGGGAGCCCAGTGAACCAGCAGCCTAAAAAGAACAACGTGATGGCACGGACAAG GTTGGTGGTCCCCAACAAAGGCTATTCCTCCCTCGATCAGAGCCCCGACGAGAAACCTCTAGTTGCTTTGGACACGGACAG TGACGATGACTTTGATATGTCCAGATATTCGTCCTCAGGTTACTCCTCCGCTGAG ATCAACCAGGACCTGAACATCCAGCTGCTGAAGGACGGGTACCGGTTAGACGAGATTCCCGACGACGAGGATCTGGACCTGATCCCCCCAAAGTCCGTGAACCCCACGTGCATGTGCTGCCAAGCCACCTCCTCCACCGCCTGCCAGATCCAGTAG
- the fam219a gene encoding protein FAM219A isoform X1, with product MNYKPSPLQVKLEKQRDIARKGSLKNGNVGSPVNQQPKKNNVMARTRLVVPNKGYSSLDQSPDEKPLVALDTDSDDDFDMSRYSSSGYSSAEQINQDLNIQLLKDGYRLDEIPDDEDLDLIPPKSVNPTCMCCQATSSTACQIQ from the exons ATGAACTACAAACCTTCTCCGCTCCAAGTCAAGTTGG AGAAGCAGAGGGACATCGCACGGAAGGGGTCCCTGAAGAATGGGAACGTGGGGAGCCCAGTGAACCAGCAGCCTAAAAAGAACAACGTGATGGCACGGACAAG GTTGGTGGTCCCCAACAAAGGCTATTCCTCCCTCGATCAGAGCCCCGACGAGAAACCTCTAGTTGCTTTGGACACGGACAG TGACGATGACTTTGATATGTCCAGATATTCGTCCTCAGGTTACTCCTCCGCTGAG CAGATCAACCAGGACCTGAACATCCAGCTGCTGAAGGACGGGTACCGGTTAGACGAGATTCCCGACGACGAGGATCTGGACCTGATCCCCCCAAAGTCCGTGAACCCCACGTGCATGTGCTGCCAAGCCACCTCCTCCACCGCCTGCCAGATCCAGTAG